GATGTGGTTGACCCAGATGGCAGTGCTAGCGTGAGATAGGTTCAGGGCTAAAACAGCAGGAGCACTGCACCCAGAACCCTTTTCGAGATAAAGTGGTCTAGATGCctgtattgtccctttaaccaccCCCAGTTCTTTCTCATTTCTATTCCACTTATACTTATTACCACAACATGTAATGCCCGGTCATCTATATAGAATTGCACAATATCCGAAAGAGATTTTGCAACAAGTCCTGTGACAACTGCCTATGGATACTGTggaattatttatgtattatatacacaTCCCTAAaaccaaatggtttaaccccttaaggacacatggcatgtgtgacatgtcatgattcccttttaatccagaagtttggtccttaaggggttaaacaaacattTTATGTTAAGTGAGGTCATCATAGCTATAAATCTCACCTGACCTCTGTGTAAAGTTGTTGAGATAGCATAGATGTAACCTACAACCTGGGTAAGTTGGGACAAATGTTTAATGTTAaacaagggaacaaaatgtcAGCGAAGTCTCAGAATTATATCATAAAACATGAATGGCATCTCAGTTATAAGTAGCCAGAATTTTACCATACCGATTTAAAATCACTACAATTCTTTGTTTAGTGGATAAACTTCATTTCGGAATACTGACACTTGTACTTTCTTGAGCAGAGACATTATAGGGTTTTATACTATACAAGCAATTGTATTTTTTTGGCCAAAATGGTAAACGCCACCAGACACCACAATGATATTTGCCATTCCTGCTAGACTTGTGAAAAAATTCTGTGGATTAAAAGAAATTTGATTAGGACCAACCGCTCCAAGTACTTTTCTACGCAGGTCTAGTTCCTACTATGAGATCACATAAGTCCCTGCTAAGAAACAAAAGGTGCAGTTAAGGATATCCTTAAATAAAATGCTTGCCGTTAAAAAAACGTATTCACAATAAGTAGCAAGACTCCACATAGAACCTCAGATTTATTTTTCAAAGTCTTAAGGCCAGCTCGTTAATGTTTCCAGGAAATTCTTAGATAAATATCCACAAGTGTTGTTTAGTAAGGACACAGAAGGTGAAAATAGAGTTGCATTGCATTATTAAAATCCATAAATGTTGTTAGATGCATAGTATGTCAGCAAAATAGCTCCCGAATTACACGTGAACCAGCTTTAACATTATCCAGGTTGCTGCACATGTTGTTTGCAAGTGTCTGCATGTTCTCAGAAATATGTTGTTTCCAGTTACCATTCTCAAAACTAAAAAATAAGTCCATGTTCCAAATACACAAGATTACAAAAACCCAAAGAATTGTaagcaaaatacatttatatatttgatagcCTGGATTGGACTTGGAACTGTTCTTATTTTCAAAGCGGAGATTTATTTTCGGTAAGGGTTTTAAGTGAATTTCCCCTAAACTTGTATCCATCCATTCGCTCGTTAAAACTTTTCCAACTCTGGGGTAGATATCAACTGACTGGACAGGAATAAGAGGCTGCTTTTTCAGAGCTTTCATTCTCTGTCGGATTTTGTGAATATTTTCAAGAAATGTTAACGGGGATGACTCTTCTGATGTGGAACTGCACAAGGAAATGATGTCCAACTGCTCGTCTTCAATTTGCTTCATCTGCTCTATCTGCGGTGCATAGATCTCAGACACTTCCTTGTTGACATTATTAAGAGCCGCAAGCAGACCCTGTTTTTTTTGCTCTAAAATGTCACTTATCCCTTCAAAAAAACTCAGCACCTCTCTCTTATCTTCCTGAACAACACTCTTACAATGCGTCATCTGCTCCTCTAAAGTTTGTATTACTGCCGTAACACCCGTAAAGCTTTTATCACTTAACGCTGCCAGGAATTTCGAAGCCGTTTCTCGCTCTTTTATATAAGCACTCTCTGGGTCATCAATAGGATGCCCTTGGTGCTGTCCTACTGTTAAGCATTGGCCGCATACCAGCTTTCTATCTTTAAGACAAAACACATTCAGTGGTTGCCTGTGGTGGTCCGGACAGGTTGCCATACTGTGCTGTTCCTCGgttttatatttttcaataattGACTTTAGAGCAAAATTTATGGGGAGAGCATTAACCCCTGCAGGGGAGAGCTCAGTTACGTTCCTGCAGGATGGGCATTTGAGACGGACCAAGGATAGTCTCCACAGGAAGCTGTCTAGAGAATTTATAACACTTTCAAGACAGCTCCTACAAAAAGTATGTGAACATGGCAGGATTCTAGGATCTTCGAATATATTATAGCAGACAGAACACGTCAGCTCCTCTTCAAAGTTATTCATGTCCTGTAAAACATAGTAGAATGTCAATTAAACTGATTAATAATATACCAAAGATTTGTTACATGTTCAAAGTAATGCCCTACTGCATAGAAGACCAACATAATTTTAGATTGCTTCAAAGCAGCAAGTTTCACTTATAAGTTATTAAACTATTAGTGAGTTAACTCCTCGAGACTAAGCGTACCTTACATTCCACGCTGAGCTGCCATGTCCTCAGCTGGTCCCACTTCCTTGGCTAGGATCATAGAGATCGATGCTATTCTAAAGAtttcccatagaaaaacattgagaGGCTAGTGTGCAAAATGCCTCTCTGAGACCATCTAATATAAATAGTAGAATTTTACAGTTTCGCTgaggcacctctagtggctgtcagtatgacagccactaaaggcaggtTAACCCTGCAAATAAAACCCTGTCGTTCTGGCAAAACAGCAgtgttttcacttgcagggttaaaattggaGGGACATGGGTGCATATAGTGCCCGTCTAAGCAGCATTAACCCCTACAGGACCgaggcatttttgcattgccgaccggtgacggtcctgaaccgtcctaacggtccaatgtacttacccaatcgccgtcgttcccccagcggcgatcggcgttggtcccgttgtggggagactgcctacagcccagacagtctccccctggcggattaggacccctgtggccatgtgatcgctcaacagagcgatcatatggtcacaataggtgcccTGCCTGTGCGAAGGctgtctccctgcaactgtaaaatcataataaaaaaattaaagttaaaaaaaatatatatatatatatatatatatgtcatactaagtgttttatattaatatttacttatattaatataaaaaatacacgtataattaaattacacacgtgtgtatatatatatatatatatatatatatatataataactatatatatatatattgtatataaatattataaaatacaaataagtaatttaaattgaataaaaacatgtaaatatactatatatatatatatttatatgaaattttattctaactgtattttgatagttatatatttatagaaatacaaaaaatgaaggcttgcactcacggtctgttgtttgaattaaaacaattcttctttattcaaattcgcttaaaacatggttgctgtcatgttttaagcgaatttgaataaagaagaattgttttaattcaaacaacagaccgtgagtgcaagccttcattttttgtatttctaaatatttttggctatggctgctatgcacccggcattttttgacgttttgtgagtgtgagtgctgggTACTactggatattatatatatatatatctatgtaaatataaataaaaatacgaaatatacatatgtccatatacaaaattacataaataattatatacacgtagacttcaaatatataaataggcatatatatttaaattctacgtgtgtatttatgtaatatttttacataattaagtaattttaatgattgcaatttaaccccttaaggacacatgacatgtgtgacacgtcatgattcccttttattccagaagtttggtccttaaggggttaagggacctgcctgccaacccaggccgaaagtccagagaatttaatttgctagcactgtgtttaaccctgtaactttctaggacaccctaaaacctgtacatggggggttactgttttactcgggagacttcgctgaacacaaatattagtgtttcaaaacagtaaaacatatcacaacgatgatattgtcagtgaaagttacttgttttgcatttttcacacacaaacagtacttttactgatgatataattgttgtgatacgttttcctgttttgaaacactactatttgtgttcagcaaagtcccccgagtataacagtaccccccacgtacagattttatagcgtttttgaacgttacagggtcaaatatatgggtcaaatatttttacattgaaaatggccaggttggttacgttgcctttgagagcgtatggtaacccaggaatgagaattaccctcatgatggcataccatttgcaaaagaagacaacccaaagtattgcaaatggggtatgtccagtctttttagtagccacttagtcacaaacactggccaaaattagcgttcaatttagtttttttacttttttcacacacaaacatatatgaatgctaactttggccggtgttttcgactaagtggctactaaaagagactggacataccccatattgaataccctgggttgtctactttaaaaaaaaaaatatgtacatgtggggtgttattcagagatttatgacagataatagtgttacaatgtcactattgatacatttttaaaatatatgttttgaaaccgcaatatcctacttgtacctatagccctataacttgcaaaaaaaaaaaaaaaaaggcatgtaaacactgggtatttttaaattcaggacaaaattttgaatctatttagcagttttttttccattcgcttttgtagatgagtaaaagatttttcaagtaaaagtaagaaaaaaaaatttattatatattttttttaattaaattacatgagattatataaataatgctaTATAaggaaagccccttttgtcctgaaaaaaaacaatatagaatttgtatgggaacagtaaatgagagagcggaaaattacagctaaacacatacaccacaaaagtgtaaaaagtggcctggttgcaaatgtacgacatcgcaaaaacagtccagtccttaagaggttaattatGCACACAGTATTATTgccagaaaagtgtttttttttttttttttatgtatatatatttgtcacaccacattaaacccctttttgtcctttttaaaatatatatatatatatatataataaagtatatTATATCTGCTAGTCTgtgcaataaatgagaaacaTAGTCACTggtttaacacacacacaaaaatgcaaaaattgctttggtccttaaggggttaaaacaactaTAATTCAGGAAAAAGTAGATCAATGGATTCCCTAACACAATACACATAAAAGGTATTTTAAGCTTGTTGGTCTAATTCCAGCTCAGCTACTTTGTCCTAAACTTTGCAAAGTCAGTTGTCAAGTCAGTGTTTCAGAAAACATAAGTGTAATATTtctaaaaaggtttttttggggTAGAATCTTAACATTCAGGCAGGAAGCAGTGTATAGATTAATAAATGTTCACAAAATCACGTCTTTCTTTACCgtaatttttaaacccttgatgACTGCATGACGGACTATGCAATCATGCAGCGCAGGGCTAGAACGCCAGTTGACGGCACAGACTGTCAGGCATTAAACGTACCAACAAGGTACCAttttcaagcttttttttttatgaatggggagctactgaagACTTACAGTATCAGCGGACCACTCTAAGACAATTTGCGGCGCCATTCTGAAGATTTTGACAAAGTGGTTCTAGAAGGGGCAATAAGAAACAGCGATGGAGAGGAgactttgggggtaaaccatgcATGAATAGTTTAACTTCTTTAAGGTAAGcaagctgaagttgttatggtgccttgagtgttcctttaaattatactaaggAGTGTCCAATACTCATACATAGACAGAAATTactttatctgaggggaggaaaatACAAACCCCATTAAGCAACCCACTGGTAAAGCCAGCCCAGtacttttataattatttattatgcaGGCAAGACTTGGCACCATAGTAAATCTggtgaatttttccaaatcagctatttccgTCTGAATCAGGTTATTGGATTTCAACAATTCGGAGTTTAGTGAATGACCAGTTAAACGGCGAGGTTTTGTGACTTTCGATCCCACTGACACTATACTCAGTGCCCACCCACAGACAGTCCGCGAGCTACTGGACTGCAACTCCTAGCAAGCTCAGCCAGCTATATTACCAGTGTGAACACTGCATGCACTTACCGGGGACACACTCTGTGACTGGAGCACACTGTCCGCTCTTACCGACCCCGGAGTGAGGAGCACACTGTCCGACACCACCCGCTG
This region of Pelobates fuscus isolate aPelFus1 chromosome 2, aPelFus1.pri, whole genome shotgun sequence genomic DNA includes:
- the TRIM59 gene encoding tripartite motif-containing protein 59; translation: MNNFEEELTCSVCYNIFEDPRILPCSHTFCRSCLESVINSLDSFLWRLSLVRLKCPSCRNVTELSPAGVNALPINFALKSIIEKYKTEEQHSMATCPDHHRQPLNVFCLKDRKLVCGQCLTVGQHQGHPIDDPESAYIKERETASKFLAALSDKSFTGVTAVIQTLEEQMTHCKSVVQEDKREVLSFFEGISDILEQKKQGLLAALNNVNKEVSEIYAPQIEQMKQIEDEQLDIISLCSSTSEESSPLTFLENIHKIRQRMKALKKQPLIPVQSVDIYPRVGKVLTSEWMDTSLGEIHLKPLPKINLRFENKNSSKSNPGYQIYKCILLTILWVFVILCIWNMDLFFSFENGNWKQHISENMQTLANNMCSNLDNVKAGSRVIRELFC